In a single window of the Danio rerio strain Tuebingen ecotype United States chromosome 20, GRCz12tu, whole genome shotgun sequence genome:
- the syncrip gene encoding heterogeneous nuclear ribonucleoprotein Q isoform X6: MATEHINGNGTEDAMDTAAAVTHSDHFNTLLEAGLPQKVAEKLDEIYLAGLVAHSDLDERAIEALKEFNEEGALQVLIQFKESDLSHVQNKSAFLCGVMKTYRQREKQGTKVVESTKGPDEAKIKILLERTGYTLDVTTGQRKYGGPPPESVYTGAQPTVGTEIFVGKIPRDLFEDELVPQFEKAGPIWDLRLMMDPLSGLNRGYAFLTFCTKEAAQEAVKLCNNHEIRPGKHIGVCISVANNRLFVGSIPKSKTKEQIVEEFSKVTEGLTDVILYHQPDDKKKNRGFCFLEYEDHKTAAQARRRLMSGKVKVWGNLVTVEWADPIEDPDPEVMAKVKVLFVRNLANSVTEEILEKAFGQFGNLERVKKLKDYAFVHFNDRDGAVKALTEMNGKELEGEHIEIVFAKPPDQKRKERKAQRQAAKTQMYDDYYYYGPPQMPPPARGRGRGASRGGYSYPPDYYGYEDYYDYYGYDYHNYRGGYDDPYFGYDDFQAPARGRGGRGSARGGTSPARGRGASAPRGRAGFPQRGGAGAGPGASRGLRGGARGGVLPRGRGGKGLEAGPDMSQ; this comes from the exons ATGGCCACTGAACATATTAATGGGAATGGTACAGAAGACGCAATGGACACGGCTGCTGCAGTTACCCATTCTGACCACTTCAACACTTTATTAGAAGCTGGTTTACCACAAAAAGTTGCTGAAAAGCTAGATGAAATTTACCTAGCAG GCCTGGTGGCACACAGTGACCTGGATGAGAGGGCCATAGAAGCACTGAAAGAGTTCAATGAAGAAGGTGCACTGCAAGTTCTCATCCAATTCAAAGAGAGCGACCTGTCTCATGTGCAA AACAAAAGTGCCTTTCTCTGTGGAGTGATGAAGACCTACAGGCAGAGAGAGAAACAGGGGACCAAAGTTGTAGAATCTACTAAAGGACCAGATGAGGCAAAAATTAAg ATTTTGCTCGAGAGAACTGGCTACACCCTTGATGTCACCACAGGTCAGCGCAAGTATGGTGGCCCGCCGCCAGAGTCCGTCTACACAGGCGCTCAGCCCACCGTGGGGACAGAG ATCTTTGTTGGGAAGATCCCGAGGGACCTGTTTGAAGATGAGCTCGTGCCTCAGTTTGAAAAGGCAGGGCCGATCTGGGACCTGCGTCTGATGATGGATCCCCTGAGTGGCCTAAACAGGGGCTACGCTTTTCTCACTTTCTGCACTAAAGAGGCTGCACAGGAGGCTGTCAAGCTG TGTAACAATCATGAAATTCGCCCTGGCAAACACATTGGCGTGTGCATATCTGTGGCCAACAACAGACTCTTTGTGGGCTCCATTCCCAAGAGCAAGACAAAAGAGCAGATTGTCGAGGAGTTCTCCAAAGTCACAG AGGGTCTTACGGACGTGATCCTTTACCATCAGCCGGATGATAAGAAAAAGAACCGAGGCTTCTGCTTTCTGGAGTACGAGGACCACAAGACTGCAGCGCAGGCTCGCCGTCGGCTGATGAGCGGGAAGGTGAAGGTGTGGGGCAATCTGGTCACAGTGGAATGGGCTGACCCAATCGAGGATCCTGACCCAGAGGTCATGGCAAAG GTCAAAGTGTTGTTTGTCAGGAACCTGGCCAACAGCGTTACTGAGGAAATACTTGAAAAAGCCTTCGGCCAGTTTGGCAACCTGGAGCGAGTGAAGAAACTGAAAGACTACGCCTTCGTCCACTTCAACGACAGAGACGGAGCGGTGAAG GCGCTGACTGAAATGAATGGTAAAGAACTGGAGGGAGAGCACATCGAGATTGTGTTTGCCAAGCCCCCAGATCAGAAGCGCAAGGAGAGGAAGGCGCAGCGTCAAGCAGCGAAGACACAAAT GTATGACGATTACTACTACTATGGGCCTCCTCAAATGCCACCTCCTGCCAGGGGCCGTGGCAGGGGTGCCAGCCGTGGTGGTTACTCCTACCCGCCAGACTATTACGGCTATGAAGATTACTACGATTACTATGGTTACGATTACCATAACTACAGGGGTGGCTATGACGACCCGTACTTCGGCTATGATGATTTCCAGGCGCCCGCTCGAGGCCGAGGGGGCCGCGGCAGTGCCAGAGGTGGGACATCCCCTGCGCGTGGCAGAGGGGCCAGCGCTCCACGGGGTAGGGCAGGCTTTCCGCAGCGCGGAGGTGCCGGGGCCGGGCCGGGAGCCAGCAGGGGCCTGCGCGGAGGAGCCAGAGGCGGTGTTCTGCCGAGAGGGCGCGGG
- the syncrip gene encoding heterogeneous nuclear ribonucleoprotein Q isoform X5: protein MATEHINGNGTEDAMDTAAAVTHSDHFNTLLEAGLPQKVAEKLDEIYLAGLVAHSDLDERAIEALKEFNEEGALQVLIQFKESDLSHVQNKSAFLCGVMKTYRQREKQGTKVVESTKGPDEAKIKILLERTGYTLDVTTGQRKYGGPPPESVYTGAQPTVGTEIFVGKIPRDLFEDELVPQFEKAGPIWDLRLMMDPLSGLNRGYAFLTFCTKEAAQEAVKLCNNHEIRPGKHIGVCISVANNRLFVGSIPKSKTKEQIVEEFSKVTEGLTDVILYHQPDDKKKNRGFCFLEYEDHKTAAQARRRLMSGKVKVWGNLVTVEWADPIEDPDPEVMAKVKVLFVRNLANSVTEEILEKAFGQFGNLERVKKLKDYAFVHFNDRDGAVKALTEMNGKELEGEHIEIVFAKPPDQKRKERKAQRQAAKTQMYDDYYYYGPPQMPPPARGRGRGASRGGYSYPPDYYGYEDYYDYYGYDYHNYRGGYDDPYFGYDDFQAPARGRGGRGSARGGTSPARGRGASAPRGRAGFPQRGGAGAGPGASRGLRGGARGGVLPRGRGQGKGLEAGPDMSQ, encoded by the exons ATGGCCACTGAACATATTAATGGGAATGGTACAGAAGACGCAATGGACACGGCTGCTGCAGTTACCCATTCTGACCACTTCAACACTTTATTAGAAGCTGGTTTACCACAAAAAGTTGCTGAAAAGCTAGATGAAATTTACCTAGCAG GCCTGGTGGCACACAGTGACCTGGATGAGAGGGCCATAGAAGCACTGAAAGAGTTCAATGAAGAAGGTGCACTGCAAGTTCTCATCCAATTCAAAGAGAGCGACCTGTCTCATGTGCAA AACAAAAGTGCCTTTCTCTGTGGAGTGATGAAGACCTACAGGCAGAGAGAGAAACAGGGGACCAAAGTTGTAGAATCTACTAAAGGACCAGATGAGGCAAAAATTAAg ATTTTGCTCGAGAGAACTGGCTACACCCTTGATGTCACCACAGGTCAGCGCAAGTATGGTGGCCCGCCGCCAGAGTCCGTCTACACAGGCGCTCAGCCCACCGTGGGGACAGAG ATCTTTGTTGGGAAGATCCCGAGGGACCTGTTTGAAGATGAGCTCGTGCCTCAGTTTGAAAAGGCAGGGCCGATCTGGGACCTGCGTCTGATGATGGATCCCCTGAGTGGCCTAAACAGGGGCTACGCTTTTCTCACTTTCTGCACTAAAGAGGCTGCACAGGAGGCTGTCAAGCTG TGTAACAATCATGAAATTCGCCCTGGCAAACACATTGGCGTGTGCATATCTGTGGCCAACAACAGACTCTTTGTGGGCTCCATTCCCAAGAGCAAGACAAAAGAGCAGATTGTCGAGGAGTTCTCCAAAGTCACAG AGGGTCTTACGGACGTGATCCTTTACCATCAGCCGGATGATAAGAAAAAGAACCGAGGCTTCTGCTTTCTGGAGTACGAGGACCACAAGACTGCAGCGCAGGCTCGCCGTCGGCTGATGAGCGGGAAGGTGAAGGTGTGGGGCAATCTGGTCACAGTGGAATGGGCTGACCCAATCGAGGATCCTGACCCAGAGGTCATGGCAAAG GTCAAAGTGTTGTTTGTCAGGAACCTGGCCAACAGCGTTACTGAGGAAATACTTGAAAAAGCCTTCGGCCAGTTTGGCAACCTGGAGCGAGTGAAGAAACTGAAAGACTACGCCTTCGTCCACTTCAACGACAGAGACGGAGCGGTGAAG GCGCTGACTGAAATGAATGGTAAAGAACTGGAGGGAGAGCACATCGAGATTGTGTTTGCCAAGCCCCCAGATCAGAAGCGCAAGGAGAGGAAGGCGCAGCGTCAAGCAGCGAAGACACAAAT GTATGACGATTACTACTACTATGGGCCTCCTCAAATGCCACCTCCTGCCAGGGGCCGTGGCAGGGGTGCCAGCCGTGGTGGTTACTCCTACCCGCCAGACTATTACGGCTATGAAGATTACTACGATTACTATGGTTACGATTACCATAACTACAGGGGTGGCTATGACGACCCGTACTTCGGCTATGATGATTTCCAGGCGCCCGCTCGAGGCCGAGGGGGCCGCGGCAGTGCCAGAGGTGGGACATCCCCTGCGCGTGGCAGAGGGGCCAGCGCTCCACGGGGTAGGGCAGGCTTTCCGCAGCGCGGAGGTGCCGGGGCCGGGCCGGGAGCCAGCAGGGGCCTGCGCGGAGGAGCCAGAGGCGGTGTTCTGCCGAGAGGGCGCGGG
- the syncrip gene encoding heterogeneous nuclear ribonucleoprotein Q isoform X3 translates to MATEHINGNGTEDAMDTAAAVTHSDHFNTLLEAGLPQKVAEKLDEIYLAGLVAHSDLDERAIEALKEFNEEGALQVLIQFKESDLSHVQNKSAFLCGVMKTYRQREKQGTKVVESTKGPDEAKIKILLERTGYTLDVTTGQRKYGGPPPESVYTGAQPTVGTEIFVGKIPRDLFEDELVPQFEKAGPIWDLRLMMDPLSGLNRGYAFLTFCTKEAAQEAVKLCNNHEIRPGKHIGVCISVANNRLFVGSIPKSKTKEQIVEEFSKVTEGLTDVILYHQPDDKKKNRGFCFLEYEDHKTAAQARRRLMSGKVKVWGNLVTVEWADPIEDPDPEVMAKVKVLFVRNLANSVTEEILEKAFGQFGNLERVKKLKDYAFVHFNDRDGAVKALTEMNGKELEGEHIEIVFAKPPDQKRKERKAQRQAAKTQMYDDYYYYGPPQMPPPARGRGRGASRGGYSYPPDYYGYEDYYDYYGYDYHNYRGGYDDPYFGYDDFQAPARGRGGRGSARGGTSPARGRGASAPRGRAGFPQRGGAGAGPGASRGLRGGARGGVLPRGRGVRGARGGRGGNVGGKRKADGYNQPDSKRRQTINQNWGSQPIAQQPLQAGQGAGGWS, encoded by the exons ATGGCCACTGAACATATTAATGGGAATGGTACAGAAGACGCAATGGACACGGCTGCTGCAGTTACCCATTCTGACCACTTCAACACTTTATTAGAAGCTGGTTTACCACAAAAAGTTGCTGAAAAGCTAGATGAAATTTACCTAGCAG GCCTGGTGGCACACAGTGACCTGGATGAGAGGGCCATAGAAGCACTGAAAGAGTTCAATGAAGAAGGTGCACTGCAAGTTCTCATCCAATTCAAAGAGAGCGACCTGTCTCATGTGCAA AACAAAAGTGCCTTTCTCTGTGGAGTGATGAAGACCTACAGGCAGAGAGAGAAACAGGGGACCAAAGTTGTAGAATCTACTAAAGGACCAGATGAGGCAAAAATTAAg ATTTTGCTCGAGAGAACTGGCTACACCCTTGATGTCACCACAGGTCAGCGCAAGTATGGTGGCCCGCCGCCAGAGTCCGTCTACACAGGCGCTCAGCCCACCGTGGGGACAGAG ATCTTTGTTGGGAAGATCCCGAGGGACCTGTTTGAAGATGAGCTCGTGCCTCAGTTTGAAAAGGCAGGGCCGATCTGGGACCTGCGTCTGATGATGGATCCCCTGAGTGGCCTAAACAGGGGCTACGCTTTTCTCACTTTCTGCACTAAAGAGGCTGCACAGGAGGCTGTCAAGCTG TGTAACAATCATGAAATTCGCCCTGGCAAACACATTGGCGTGTGCATATCTGTGGCCAACAACAGACTCTTTGTGGGCTCCATTCCCAAGAGCAAGACAAAAGAGCAGATTGTCGAGGAGTTCTCCAAAGTCACAG AGGGTCTTACGGACGTGATCCTTTACCATCAGCCGGATGATAAGAAAAAGAACCGAGGCTTCTGCTTTCTGGAGTACGAGGACCACAAGACTGCAGCGCAGGCTCGCCGTCGGCTGATGAGCGGGAAGGTGAAGGTGTGGGGCAATCTGGTCACAGTGGAATGGGCTGACCCAATCGAGGATCCTGACCCAGAGGTCATGGCAAAG GTCAAAGTGTTGTTTGTCAGGAACCTGGCCAACAGCGTTACTGAGGAAATACTTGAAAAAGCCTTCGGCCAGTTTGGCAACCTGGAGCGAGTGAAGAAACTGAAAGACTACGCCTTCGTCCACTTCAACGACAGAGACGGAGCGGTGAAG GCGCTGACTGAAATGAATGGTAAAGAACTGGAGGGAGAGCACATCGAGATTGTGTTTGCCAAGCCCCCAGATCAGAAGCGCAAGGAGAGGAAGGCGCAGCGTCAAGCAGCGAAGACACAAAT GTATGACGATTACTACTACTATGGGCCTCCTCAAATGCCACCTCCTGCCAGGGGCCGTGGCAGGGGTGCCAGCCGTGGTGGTTACTCCTACCCGCCAGACTATTACGGCTATGAAGATTACTACGATTACTATGGTTACGATTACCATAACTACAGGGGTGGCTATGACGACCCGTACTTCGGCTATGATGATTTCCAGGCGCCCGCTCGAGGCCGAGGGGGCCGCGGCAGTGCCAGAGGTGGGACATCCCCTGCGCGTGGCAGAGGGGCCAGCGCTCCACGGGGTAGGGCAGGCTTTCCGCAGCGCGGAGGTGCCGGGGCCGGGCCGGGAGCCAGCAGGGGCCTGCGCGGAGGAGCCAGAGGCGGTGTTCTGCCGAGAGGGCGCGGGGTACGTGGTGCTCGGGGTGGACGCGGTGGAAATGTAGGAGGCAAGCGCAAAGCCGATGGCTACAACCAGCCAGATTCCAAACGGCGCCAGACCATTAATCAGAACTGGGGCTCGCAACCCATTGCACAGCAACCCTTGCAAG
- the syncrip gene encoding heterogeneous nuclear ribonucleoprotein Q isoform X2, protein MATEHINGNGTEDAMDTAAAVTHSDHFNTLLEAGLPQKVAEKLDEIYLAGLVAHSDLDERAIEALKEFNEEGALQVLIQFKESDLSHVQNKSAFLCGVMKTYRQREKQGTKVVESTKGPDEAKIKILLERTGYTLDVTTGQRKYGGPPPESVYTGAQPTVGTEIFVGKIPRDLFEDELVPQFEKAGPIWDLRLMMDPLSGLNRGYAFLTFCTKEAAQEAVKLCNNHEIRPGKHIGVCISVANNRLFVGSIPKSKTKEQIVEEFSKVTEGLTDVILYHQPDDKKKNRGFCFLEYEDHKTAAQARRRLMSGKVKVWGNLVTVEWADPIEDPDPEVMAKVKVLFVRNLANSVTEEILEKAFGQFGNLERVKKLKDYAFVHFNDRDGAVKALTEMNGKELEGEHIEIVFAKPPDQKRKERKAQRQAAKTQMYDDYYYYGPPQMPPPARGRGRGASRGGYSYPPDYYGYEDYYDYYGYDYHNYRGGYDDPYFGYDDFQAPARGRGGRGSARGGTSPARGRGASAPRGRAGFPQRGGAGAGPGASRGLRGGARGGVLPRGRGVRGARGGRGGNVGGKRKADGYNQPDSKRRQTINQNWGSQPIAQQPLQGGDHSGQGAGGWS, encoded by the exons ATGGCCACTGAACATATTAATGGGAATGGTACAGAAGACGCAATGGACACGGCTGCTGCAGTTACCCATTCTGACCACTTCAACACTTTATTAGAAGCTGGTTTACCACAAAAAGTTGCTGAAAAGCTAGATGAAATTTACCTAGCAG GCCTGGTGGCACACAGTGACCTGGATGAGAGGGCCATAGAAGCACTGAAAGAGTTCAATGAAGAAGGTGCACTGCAAGTTCTCATCCAATTCAAAGAGAGCGACCTGTCTCATGTGCAA AACAAAAGTGCCTTTCTCTGTGGAGTGATGAAGACCTACAGGCAGAGAGAGAAACAGGGGACCAAAGTTGTAGAATCTACTAAAGGACCAGATGAGGCAAAAATTAAg ATTTTGCTCGAGAGAACTGGCTACACCCTTGATGTCACCACAGGTCAGCGCAAGTATGGTGGCCCGCCGCCAGAGTCCGTCTACACAGGCGCTCAGCCCACCGTGGGGACAGAG ATCTTTGTTGGGAAGATCCCGAGGGACCTGTTTGAAGATGAGCTCGTGCCTCAGTTTGAAAAGGCAGGGCCGATCTGGGACCTGCGTCTGATGATGGATCCCCTGAGTGGCCTAAACAGGGGCTACGCTTTTCTCACTTTCTGCACTAAAGAGGCTGCACAGGAGGCTGTCAAGCTG TGTAACAATCATGAAATTCGCCCTGGCAAACACATTGGCGTGTGCATATCTGTGGCCAACAACAGACTCTTTGTGGGCTCCATTCCCAAGAGCAAGACAAAAGAGCAGATTGTCGAGGAGTTCTCCAAAGTCACAG AGGGTCTTACGGACGTGATCCTTTACCATCAGCCGGATGATAAGAAAAAGAACCGAGGCTTCTGCTTTCTGGAGTACGAGGACCACAAGACTGCAGCGCAGGCTCGCCGTCGGCTGATGAGCGGGAAGGTGAAGGTGTGGGGCAATCTGGTCACAGTGGAATGGGCTGACCCAATCGAGGATCCTGACCCAGAGGTCATGGCAAAG GTCAAAGTGTTGTTTGTCAGGAACCTGGCCAACAGCGTTACTGAGGAAATACTTGAAAAAGCCTTCGGCCAGTTTGGCAACCTGGAGCGAGTGAAGAAACTGAAAGACTACGCCTTCGTCCACTTCAACGACAGAGACGGAGCGGTGAAG GCGCTGACTGAAATGAATGGTAAAGAACTGGAGGGAGAGCACATCGAGATTGTGTTTGCCAAGCCCCCAGATCAGAAGCGCAAGGAGAGGAAGGCGCAGCGTCAAGCAGCGAAGACACAAAT GTATGACGATTACTACTACTATGGGCCTCCTCAAATGCCACCTCCTGCCAGGGGCCGTGGCAGGGGTGCCAGCCGTGGTGGTTACTCCTACCCGCCAGACTATTACGGCTATGAAGATTACTACGATTACTATGGTTACGATTACCATAACTACAGGGGTGGCTATGACGACCCGTACTTCGGCTATGATGATTTCCAGGCGCCCGCTCGAGGCCGAGGGGGCCGCGGCAGTGCCAGAGGTGGGACATCCCCTGCGCGTGGCAGAGGGGCCAGCGCTCCACGGGGTAGGGCAGGCTTTCCGCAGCGCGGAGGTGCCGGGGCCGGGCCGGGAGCCAGCAGGGGCCTGCGCGGAGGAGCCAGAGGCGGTGTTCTGCCGAGAGGGCGCGGGGTACGTGGTGCTCGGGGTGGACGCGGTGGAAATGTAGGAGGCAAGCGCAAAGCCGATGGCTACAACCAGCCAGATTCCAAACGGCGCCAGACCATTAATCAGAACTGGGGCTCGCAACCCATTGCACAGCAACCCTTGCAAGGTGGCGATCATTCTG
- the syncrip gene encoding heterogeneous nuclear ribonucleoprotein Q isoform X4, whose amino-acid sequence MATEHINGNGTEDAMDTAAAVTHSDHFNTLLEAGLPQKVAEKLDEIYLAGLVAHSDLDERAIEALKEFNEEGALQVLIQFKESDLSHVQNKSAFLCGVMKTYRQREKQGTKVVESTKGPDEAKIKILLERTGYTLDVTTGQRKYGGPPPESVYTGAQPTVGTEIFVGKIPRDLFEDELVPQFEKAGPIWDLRLMMDPLSGLNRGYAFLTFCTKEAAQEAVKLCNNHEIRPGKHIGVCISVANNRLFVGSIPKSKTKEQIVEEFSKVTEGLTDVILYHQPDDKKKNRGFCFLEYEDHKTAAQARRRLMSGKVKVWGNLVTVEWADPIEDPDPEVMAKVKVLFVRNLANSVTEEILEKAFGQFGNLERVKKLKDYAFVHFNDRDGAVKALTEMNGKELEGEHIEIVFAKPPDQKRKERKAQRQAAKTQMYDDYYYYGPPQMPPPARGRGRGASRGGYSYPPDYYGYEDYYDYYGYDYHNYRGGYDDPYFGYDDFQAPARGRGGRGSARGGTSPARGRGASAPRGRAGFPQRGGAGAGPGASRGLRGGARGGVLPRGRGVRGARGGRGGNVGGKRKADGYNQPDSKRRQTINQNWGSQPIAQQPLQGQGAGGWS is encoded by the exons ATGGCCACTGAACATATTAATGGGAATGGTACAGAAGACGCAATGGACACGGCTGCTGCAGTTACCCATTCTGACCACTTCAACACTTTATTAGAAGCTGGTTTACCACAAAAAGTTGCTGAAAAGCTAGATGAAATTTACCTAGCAG GCCTGGTGGCACACAGTGACCTGGATGAGAGGGCCATAGAAGCACTGAAAGAGTTCAATGAAGAAGGTGCACTGCAAGTTCTCATCCAATTCAAAGAGAGCGACCTGTCTCATGTGCAA AACAAAAGTGCCTTTCTCTGTGGAGTGATGAAGACCTACAGGCAGAGAGAGAAACAGGGGACCAAAGTTGTAGAATCTACTAAAGGACCAGATGAGGCAAAAATTAAg ATTTTGCTCGAGAGAACTGGCTACACCCTTGATGTCACCACAGGTCAGCGCAAGTATGGTGGCCCGCCGCCAGAGTCCGTCTACACAGGCGCTCAGCCCACCGTGGGGACAGAG ATCTTTGTTGGGAAGATCCCGAGGGACCTGTTTGAAGATGAGCTCGTGCCTCAGTTTGAAAAGGCAGGGCCGATCTGGGACCTGCGTCTGATGATGGATCCCCTGAGTGGCCTAAACAGGGGCTACGCTTTTCTCACTTTCTGCACTAAAGAGGCTGCACAGGAGGCTGTCAAGCTG TGTAACAATCATGAAATTCGCCCTGGCAAACACATTGGCGTGTGCATATCTGTGGCCAACAACAGACTCTTTGTGGGCTCCATTCCCAAGAGCAAGACAAAAGAGCAGATTGTCGAGGAGTTCTCCAAAGTCACAG AGGGTCTTACGGACGTGATCCTTTACCATCAGCCGGATGATAAGAAAAAGAACCGAGGCTTCTGCTTTCTGGAGTACGAGGACCACAAGACTGCAGCGCAGGCTCGCCGTCGGCTGATGAGCGGGAAGGTGAAGGTGTGGGGCAATCTGGTCACAGTGGAATGGGCTGACCCAATCGAGGATCCTGACCCAGAGGTCATGGCAAAG GTCAAAGTGTTGTTTGTCAGGAACCTGGCCAACAGCGTTACTGAGGAAATACTTGAAAAAGCCTTCGGCCAGTTTGGCAACCTGGAGCGAGTGAAGAAACTGAAAGACTACGCCTTCGTCCACTTCAACGACAGAGACGGAGCGGTGAAG GCGCTGACTGAAATGAATGGTAAAGAACTGGAGGGAGAGCACATCGAGATTGTGTTTGCCAAGCCCCCAGATCAGAAGCGCAAGGAGAGGAAGGCGCAGCGTCAAGCAGCGAAGACACAAAT GTATGACGATTACTACTACTATGGGCCTCCTCAAATGCCACCTCCTGCCAGGGGCCGTGGCAGGGGTGCCAGCCGTGGTGGTTACTCCTACCCGCCAGACTATTACGGCTATGAAGATTACTACGATTACTATGGTTACGATTACCATAACTACAGGGGTGGCTATGACGACCCGTACTTCGGCTATGATGATTTCCAGGCGCCCGCTCGAGGCCGAGGGGGCCGCGGCAGTGCCAGAGGTGGGACATCCCCTGCGCGTGGCAGAGGGGCCAGCGCTCCACGGGGTAGGGCAGGCTTTCCGCAGCGCGGAGGTGCCGGGGCCGGGCCGGGAGCCAGCAGGGGCCTGCGCGGAGGAGCCAGAGGCGGTGTTCTGCCGAGAGGGCGCGGGGTACGTGGTGCTCGGGGTGGACGCGGTGGAAATGTAGGAGGCAAGCGCAAAGCCGATGGCTACAACCAGCCAGATTCCAAACGGCGCCAGACCATTAATCAGAACTGGGGCTCGCAACCCATTGCACAGCAACCCTTGCAAG
- the syncrip gene encoding heterogeneous nuclear ribonucleoprotein Q isoform X1, whose amino-acid sequence MATEHINGNGTEDAMDTAAAVTHSDHFNTLLEAGLPQKVAEKLDEIYLAGLVAHSDLDERAIEALKEFNEEGALQVLIQFKESDLSHVQNKSAFLCGVMKTYRQREKQGTKVVESTKGPDEAKIKILLERTGYTLDVTTGQRKYGGPPPESVYTGAQPTVGTEIFVGKIPRDLFEDELVPQFEKAGPIWDLRLMMDPLSGLNRGYAFLTFCTKEAAQEAVKLCNNHEIRPGKHIGVCISVANNRLFVGSIPKSKTKEQIVEEFSKVTEGLTDVILYHQPDDKKKNRGFCFLEYEDHKTAAQARRRLMSGKVKVWGNLVTVEWADPIEDPDPEVMAKVKVLFVRNLANSVTEEILEKAFGQFGNLERVKKLKDYAFVHFNDRDGAVKALTEMNGKELEGEHIEIVFAKPPDQKRKERKAQRQAAKTQMYDDYYYYGPPQMPPPARGRGRGASRGGYSYPPDYYGYEDYYDYYGYDYHNYRGGYDDPYFGYDDFQAPARGRGGRGSARGGTSPARGRGASAPRGRAGFPQRGGAGAGPGASRGLRGGARGGVLPRGRGVRGARGGRGGNVGGKRKADGYNQPDSKRRQTINQNWGSQPIAQQPLQGGDHSAGQGAGGWS is encoded by the exons ATGGCCACTGAACATATTAATGGGAATGGTACAGAAGACGCAATGGACACGGCTGCTGCAGTTACCCATTCTGACCACTTCAACACTTTATTAGAAGCTGGTTTACCACAAAAAGTTGCTGAAAAGCTAGATGAAATTTACCTAGCAG GCCTGGTGGCACACAGTGACCTGGATGAGAGGGCCATAGAAGCACTGAAAGAGTTCAATGAAGAAGGTGCACTGCAAGTTCTCATCCAATTCAAAGAGAGCGACCTGTCTCATGTGCAA AACAAAAGTGCCTTTCTCTGTGGAGTGATGAAGACCTACAGGCAGAGAGAGAAACAGGGGACCAAAGTTGTAGAATCTACTAAAGGACCAGATGAGGCAAAAATTAAg ATTTTGCTCGAGAGAACTGGCTACACCCTTGATGTCACCACAGGTCAGCGCAAGTATGGTGGCCCGCCGCCAGAGTCCGTCTACACAGGCGCTCAGCCCACCGTGGGGACAGAG ATCTTTGTTGGGAAGATCCCGAGGGACCTGTTTGAAGATGAGCTCGTGCCTCAGTTTGAAAAGGCAGGGCCGATCTGGGACCTGCGTCTGATGATGGATCCCCTGAGTGGCCTAAACAGGGGCTACGCTTTTCTCACTTTCTGCACTAAAGAGGCTGCACAGGAGGCTGTCAAGCTG TGTAACAATCATGAAATTCGCCCTGGCAAACACATTGGCGTGTGCATATCTGTGGCCAACAACAGACTCTTTGTGGGCTCCATTCCCAAGAGCAAGACAAAAGAGCAGATTGTCGAGGAGTTCTCCAAAGTCACAG AGGGTCTTACGGACGTGATCCTTTACCATCAGCCGGATGATAAGAAAAAGAACCGAGGCTTCTGCTTTCTGGAGTACGAGGACCACAAGACTGCAGCGCAGGCTCGCCGTCGGCTGATGAGCGGGAAGGTGAAGGTGTGGGGCAATCTGGTCACAGTGGAATGGGCTGACCCAATCGAGGATCCTGACCCAGAGGTCATGGCAAAG GTCAAAGTGTTGTTTGTCAGGAACCTGGCCAACAGCGTTACTGAGGAAATACTTGAAAAAGCCTTCGGCCAGTTTGGCAACCTGGAGCGAGTGAAGAAACTGAAAGACTACGCCTTCGTCCACTTCAACGACAGAGACGGAGCGGTGAAG GCGCTGACTGAAATGAATGGTAAAGAACTGGAGGGAGAGCACATCGAGATTGTGTTTGCCAAGCCCCCAGATCAGAAGCGCAAGGAGAGGAAGGCGCAGCGTCAAGCAGCGAAGACACAAAT GTATGACGATTACTACTACTATGGGCCTCCTCAAATGCCACCTCCTGCCAGGGGCCGTGGCAGGGGTGCCAGCCGTGGTGGTTACTCCTACCCGCCAGACTATTACGGCTATGAAGATTACTACGATTACTATGGTTACGATTACCATAACTACAGGGGTGGCTATGACGACCCGTACTTCGGCTATGATGATTTCCAGGCGCCCGCTCGAGGCCGAGGGGGCCGCGGCAGTGCCAGAGGTGGGACATCCCCTGCGCGTGGCAGAGGGGCCAGCGCTCCACGGGGTAGGGCAGGCTTTCCGCAGCGCGGAGGTGCCGGGGCCGGGCCGGGAGCCAGCAGGGGCCTGCGCGGAGGAGCCAGAGGCGGTGTTCTGCCGAGAGGGCGCGGGGTACGTGGTGCTCGGGGTGGACGCGGTGGAAATGTAGGAGGCAAGCGCAAAGCCGATGGCTACAACCAGCCAGATTCCAAACGGCGCCAGACCATTAATCAGAACTGGGGCTCGCAACCCATTGCACAGCAACCCTTGCAAGGTGGCGATCATTCTG